The proteins below come from a single Serratia fonticola genomic window:
- the cyoA gene encoding cytochrome o ubiquinol oxidase subunit II: MRLKKYNKSIGMLSLIVATVMLSGCDMVLMDPKGAIGVEQRRLILTAIGLMLIVVVPVIFMAFAFAWKYRASNKSAKYSPNWSHSNKIEAVVWTIPIIIIAILGTITWKTTHALDPFKPIVADKKPMTIEVVSLDWKWLFIYPEQGIATVNELAFPKDVPVEFKVTSNSVMNSFFIPQLGGQIYAMAGMQTKLHLIGNEAGKYDGISSSFSGRGFSGMKFTAIVTPTEGDFDQWVAKVKESSNTLNATSDFNKLAEPSENNPVEYFSSVKPNLFKETIGKFMGDMHMHKGAEASAHQGMDMSQGMDMSEHAHAGAEE; the protein is encoded by the coding sequence ATGAGACTTAAGAAATACAATAAAAGTATTGGGATGTTATCCTTAATTGTCGCCACCGTTATGCTAAGCGGTTGCGATATGGTGTTGATGGATCCCAAAGGAGCAATAGGTGTTGAGCAACGAAGACTGATCCTCACGGCAATCGGCTTGATGCTGATCGTTGTGGTGCCAGTGATCTTCATGGCATTTGCCTTTGCCTGGAAGTATCGTGCTTCCAACAAGAGCGCCAAGTACAGTCCGAATTGGTCACACTCCAACAAGATTGAAGCGGTCGTCTGGACCATTCCAATCATTATCATCGCCATCCTTGGCACCATAACCTGGAAAACAACCCACGCGCTGGATCCATTCAAGCCGATTGTCGCCGACAAAAAGCCAATGACCATCGAAGTGGTGTCGTTAGACTGGAAGTGGCTGTTCATCTACCCAGAGCAGGGTATCGCGACCGTTAATGAGCTGGCTTTCCCGAAAGATGTTCCAGTCGAATTCAAAGTCACCTCTAACTCGGTAATGAACTCGTTCTTTATTCCTCAGTTAGGTGGGCAGATTTATGCGATGGCCGGGATGCAGACCAAACTGCACCTGATCGGCAACGAAGCAGGCAAATACGACGGTATTTCCAGCAGCTTCAGTGGCCGCGGGTTCTCCGGCATGAAATTCACCGCCATTGTCACCCCGACCGAAGGCGACTTCGATCAGTGGGTAGCCAAGGTGAAAGAATCGTCTAATACCCTTAACGCCACCAGCGATTTTAACAAACTGGCAGAGCCGAGTGAAAACAACCCGGTTGAGTACTTCTCCAGTGTCAAACCGAATTTGTTCAAAGAGACTATTGGCAAATTCATGGGTGATATGCACATGCACAAAGGCGCAGAAGCTTCCGCGCACCAGGGCATGGACATGAGCCAGGGTATGGACATGAGTGAACATGCTCACGCCGGAGCCGAGGAATAA